The sequence TGATATCCATCAAAGCTCCTCCTTTCCAGCAATCTCAAGACAGCGCAGCATATCTTCAGGCACCGGTGCTTCAAAATGCATGGCTTCCCCCGTTACCGGATGATGAAGATCGAGGAAACGGGAATGGAGCGCCTGTCCCTCAATCGGGAACGCATCCTTTTTCCATCCATATAAGGGATCATTCACAACCGGGTGTCCTATGTGCGCCATATGAACACGAATCTGGTGTGTCCTGCCTGTCTCAAGGCGGCATTCAATCCAGGAATAATGAGGCATGAATTCAAGGACACGGAAATGCGTCACTGCAGGTTTCCCGGTCTTTGGCTGCACGTCCCACTTCATGCGGTCCTTTGTGCTTCTGCCAAGAGGGAAACGGATGACGCCTGCATTTCCTTCCATTTGTCCGTGGACGAGCGCCACGTAGATCCTCTGCGCTTCATGCGTGGCAATTTCCTCTTTCAGGACAGGAAATGCCCTGGCAGACTTGGCCACGACCATGACACCGGACGTATCCTTGTCCAGGCGGTGAACAATGCCCGGGCGAAGCGGATCCTCGCATGCTTCAAAAAGTTTCGGCCCGCAATGGTACAAAAGTGCATTGACAAGCGTATGGTCCGGATTGCCTGAACCGGGGTGGATGACCATGCCGCGAGCCTTGTTGATGACCATCATGTCATCATCCTCATATAAAATGTCGATCGGAATATCCTGAGGGATGATTTCCAGTTCTTTCTTCTCTTCCCAGCTAAAGGAAATCTCATCTCCCGTGCGGACATGGTAATTCGGCCGGATCATCTTATCCGGAGAGAGAATGGCGCCGCCTTCTTTGATCCATTTCTGCACTTCTGCGCGGGACAGGCCGGATCTGTCCTTCAAAAAGTTATCAAGCCTCAGTCCATTTTCACTTTCACTTACTGTATATACGTTTTTACCCATTAGTCTTTTCTCCAAAAATATAAAACGATCAAAGCCACGCCTACGCAAATGGCAATATCAGCCACATTGAATATCGGCCATATCCTGAAATCAAAAAAGTCAACGACTCCGCCAATCCTGACACGATCGATGGCATTCCCCAGGGCACCTCCTAAAAGGAGACCGACCCCTGCCGAAAAATAAACCGGTTTGGCAGGTATGCGGCTTCTAAATATGAAGAATGCCACATAGAGTACAACAACAATGCCAAGGAAGAACCATTCCTGATGCGGAAATATGCCAAAGGCGGCTCCCGGATTGATGATGTATGTCAAATGGAAGACATTCCTGATGAGCGGAATGGTCTCTCCCAGTTCCATATTTCCTTGAACGATCAGTTTCACAATCTGATCCAAGACGGCCGTCAGGCCCGCAATAACCAATGTCAGCATAAAACCCTCCTGTTTTGTTTCATTATATCATATGCGGCCCTTCCATATTTTCACAGGCATAATAAAACAGCACCGGATATTTCCGATGCTGTCCCATTTTAAAATGAATCAATAGAATCAATAGTTGACGAATACTTCCACGTCTCTTCTGCCAAAGCTGTAGCATTCCTGGAATGTGTCCATACAGAGGTCGATGCGGTTTCCCACGATGGCTCCGCCTGTATCAGCAGCGACTGCTTCCCCGTAATTAGGAATAAACACCTTGGAACCAAGAGGAATGACGCTTGGATCAACGGCAACGGTGCCATGTCCGGCTTTCGTTCCGGTTGCTGTTATACCATAGCCGTCTCCGTCACTTGGATGATAAGCGCTGGCATGCATGGTTGTCACCCAGCCCACAGCGCCTTCCGGATTTCCCGTTTTAGCCATGCCGGGTGTTCCCCTGCTGATGACGTTTGAACGGATGATG is a genomic window of Veillonellaceae bacterium containing:
- a CDS encoding RluA family pseudouridine synthase, giving the protein MGKNVYTVSESENGLRLDNFLKDRSGLSRAEVQKWIKEGGAILSPDKMIRPNYHVRTGDEISFSWEEKKELEIIPQDIPIDILYEDDDMMVINKARGMVIHPGSGNPDHTLVNALLYHCGPKLFEACEDPLRPGIVHRLDKDTSGVMVVAKSARAFPVLKEEIATHEAQRIYVALVHGQMEGNAGVIRFPLGRSTKDRMKWDVQPKTGKPAVTHFRVLEFMPHYSWIECRLETGRTHQIRVHMAHIGHPVVNDPLYGWKKDAFPIEGQALHSRFLDLHHPVTGEAMHFEAPVPEDMLRCLEIAGKEEL
- the lspA gene encoding signal peptidase II, whose translation is MLTLVIAGLTAVLDQIVKLIVQGNMELGETIPLIRNVFHLTYIINPGAAFGIFPHQEWFFLGIVVVLYVAFFIFRSRIPAKPVYFSAGVGLLLGGALGNAIDRVRIGGVVDFFDFRIWPIFNVADIAICVGVALIVLYFWRKD